The DNA window CGCAGCTGAAGTTTTCCCCGGTAACACCGTCGCCACAGGAGCCTCCACAGCACTGTGTATCTCCTTCGTTCCTGCACTGCCGCCGTCCTCCATGTTCTGAGTTTTGCTTTAAGTTAAAGGGTGTGGTATCTGACCCCTTCCCGGTCAATCGGAAGACTGAGCTGGGCTGCTCTGTGACAGAGACTTCAGGTGCTGTAGGTGAGTGTCTACCAGGGGATCGTGCGTCAGGAACACGGGTTGGTAAGAAGACACGAACGCTGTGCGCTGAAGCTCTGGAAGGTCCAAGGATCCTGGGGAAGAAACTTCCTTCAGTCCCACTGCTGCCTGGCGATCTCAGGGGACCGATCTGACTCCTGAATGTCCTTTCAGTACCTAACATGCTTGCTCCTGCCAGCTAATTCTGCCCTTGCTTGGTAAGACAGGACAGAAATATACTTTTACCATGAAGAAAACTGTGGCCAAAATAGGTAAAGTGATTTGTCTAGGGTTATACAGTATATGGACAAAAACCCGAGAATTTTAATTCTGAGTTCCAGTCCAGAGCGCTCCCTATATGACCCAATGCCAGATCCTGTGACCGCTCTTGCGCCCCACCCGCCCCCCCATCTGTGAGGGGGAACCCGCCCAGTACTGGTGGGTCCAAGGCCAGCACCTGCTCCCCTTCACTTCACGTGAAATTCTTGTCGTGAGCAGTGAACCTTCCCCCGCAGAGCCACTTGGATCTGTCTCAGGTGGGAAAACGAGAAAGCCTGGTTTTCTGCGGGCCTGGCCTCACCATGATGGTGGCTGccctccgcccccctccctcGACCCCTGCAAGTGCTCCTGGAGAGCCCCACAGGGCGGCCCATCCTTGCACTTGGGACTCTCCGTGGTCGGGGCAGCAGAAGTTTCTATCACTACTGCCCAGCTACTTGGCATACTCCGCTACCCACAAGGAGCAGACAGCAGCCTAAAGACAATTTTCAAACCAGGAAGGTAAAATCGAGCTACCTTGCAGAATGGGATCCGTATGATCTTCATCAAAGGCCTGTCTCTGAAAGGCTTCAAAGCTTACACTTGCATCGTCCTCTGGCAGTCCCTGGGGCGGCTGCCCGTCTCCAGGTCTCCATATATCAAACTTCACCCACTGGTAACTGCAGGGGCAAAGGGCATCATTATCAAGAGCTGTCGTCAGCCACAACAGGCCATTCTTCCAAAGGAATCACGTATGTTTTCTGTCGCTCTTTCCCATATGTATCCAGGAATCACATTAACCAAAACACTAAGAGAAGACAGGCACCTCTAGTCACATGTTATTCAGCAGGATTTCCCAACCTTTGCTGTCAGGGCACACACAGAAAATGCTAACTCTAGTTCGGTGGGGGTGGTGGCTTCTGCCGCCCGTCCAGAGGGCTAGGAGGACCAGGACTGAGGCACGCCGGCTAAGGAGCAAGGCGGCTTTGAGCACAGAAGCAGAACTCAGCGTAACAAGGAGCAAAGCAGTGACTTACTTGATGCATTTTCGAGCTCCTGGACAACTCTGGATCAGGTTGTGAATAGTTGGGTGAGAAAACCCAAAGAAGTCAGCTCCGGCTGGAAGCAAGTTGGGCATGAATTTCCCCctagagaggagagggaggacagTAGTTTAAGTTTAGAGGGAGATGAGAATGGCTTTAGGAATGGAATGTGGGTAtgaatgcagaaaacaaactttCTCCACTTGGATACTCTGGAGAAATCAGGAGGATTTCTGATAAGAAATCTACAGGATGCAGGATAGCTTTCTATAAAATAAGTGGTTTCCATTCACTAAAAGCAAGGAAAGTCTCATTGTACCACAACCAACCTATTTAGACTCTTCAAGCTCCAACTTACATAGTAACACTTATGGTCTTGAGCAGTTCTGCATGACAGGCATCTGCAGAAGAGGTGACAATGGCATTCTGGGGGTCATCTTCAGGAACAATTTCAAACTGAGAAAGATAAAGGAGCAATGAGATCGACTTTGAAGGAGAAAgtagtagacagaaaatcacactACTTCTGTAACTATTTCTTTACTCTAGCATTTGAAGCTAATGTATATATTAGAAGGTGGGTCCAATTTCCTAGAGGGCTGCTAAAAATTCAAACAAGTCTAAGAAAACACAGACTTTTAACTGTTTCAGTTCTAAACACCTTGTGTGACTACTCTCCACAAGTCCACACTTAATTTGTTACATGCCTTTCCTATTCACTCACTTAACAcctataaatacaaatacaaatggtACTTTATAAATACATGAGATCAAATAAGATCACGTAATCTTATACTTACTTTGTGATATCGAGGAGGAATAAGGCCATTCTGACTCCAAgccctgtttattttttgaattgcAAAATATCTtgcctataaatatatataaaaataacccTTAACTCAAAATTCTACTGAGGAATTTTTGccaagaaagtatttttataacaaatactATCGAGCCAACTTAAGTCCTTAACTGGTTTTCTGTAAGTTTAATGAATTTTTGCATAGAAAATATTTAGCCAATTAAGTTCCCTGACTAgtgttctttttataaagttcagTTAGACAGTATCCATTTTCTCAAAGACctaaagatggccaacagacacatgaaaagatgctcaacatcactcatcaccagggaaatgcaaatcagaaccacactgagataccacctcacatcggTAAGAATGGCTACATTCAACACACAGGAAACaagagatgctggtgaggatgcagagaaaggggatccCTCTTCCACTGCTGGTACAAACCAGTGCAGCTACTCTGCAAAACggtatgaaggttcctcagaaagttaaaaatagaactaccctaggacccagcaattgtactagtttttacctaaaggatacaaaaatactgatttgaagaggcacatgcaccccgacgcttatagcagcgctatcaacaacagccaaatcatggaaagagccaaatgtcgCCCActgagtgatgaatggataaagatgcggtatatacacacaatggaatacgactcagccatcaaaagaatgaaatcttgccatttgcaaccaggagctacagtgtattatgctaagtgaaataagtcagtcagagaaagacatatcctATGTCCACACtaacgtggaatttaagaaacaaaacagatgaacatagcgGAAAGAAAAAGAGGCTAACCATAAAACAGACTTAAGTCTAGAGAACTGGGGGTTGCTAGAGGGGACATGgtgagggatgggttaaatggagGATGGGTACTTCGAGGGGGggccacttgtgatgagcactgggtgttacatccACGTGAtgcatcactaaattctactcctgaaaccaatattgcactgtttTAAATAaccataatttaaataaaaacttaaaacagtatccagtttttcaatgtttactttaaTAAAATGATTCCAAACagaatccatttattttctatatattttcaaagaataatgtGGTTAATCATTTTTCAGAATCCAAACTATACTTTACTGAGTATGGCTTCTTCTGTCAGTTTTTCTTCTGCAGTTATTCAATTTTACTGTGTCAAATTTTAGAGCTCTTTTAATTCTGTCAATAATAATTATCCTATGAGTAGTTTTAGTTAGTGGTTTTGTTACTTTGATTAATAACATATGTTGCAAATATAAGATACTGatggtttatatttatttctcagcTAATTTGTGGAAAAAACTGTGAGCAATTATCTTCAAATATTCCAGGACTGCTCTCTTTTTGGTACTGGTCATGTCaattccaatctttttttttttttttttttaacgtttgtttgtttaatttgaaagaaaagacagacagtgagcaggggaggggcagacagaggggaaagagggaaagacagagaattccaCGCCAGctccgtcagtgcagagcctgatgcgtggctcaatctcacaaaccatgagatcatgatctgagctgaaactaagaatccaatgcttaactgactgagccatccaggcgcccccatttatACTGTGTGTACACTATCCTGTTTTGCACAAAGAGCAATTAAAAGGCCAAAATCTCATATTTtggtcttggagaatgttccctgtTAATATGTATAActgtactttattcttttaactgCTACATAATATATCATAAAGTggataaatcttaattttttaagcattCTCCTATTGATGGGCATTTCAGCGATTTCTAATTTCTTGTCATTACAAACAATGCCATAATGCAGATTATTATATGTAACTCTTTCATTCACATTTGCACACTTCTCTAGGAAATACTTGAATACCTAGCAATATTCTGGGTCAAAGGATACATACACATACTAAACGTTGATATTGCCAAGTTGCCTTCCATAAGATTGCAAGTTTTCACTCATGCTAATGCTCGTTTTCCTACGCCCTGGTCAACAATCAATACCCTCAATCTCTATGCTGTCTGCCTATGAGCAAAAtcgtttcatttgcatttctctaattgCTAATGAGGTCTGTTCTTACCAACCATCTGCACTGTTTCAACAGATACCTGTTGTATCTGATTGCTTTTTATATTTGACCAGAGGAACACTTTATCTGCATATTAATCTGCTGTTATATACTTTGTTCCCGTTTTTTGCTGGAATTTTAACTTGGATGTCTTTTGTCGttcatgaaaatttttaatagtcAAATCTATTCTCCTTCATAGCTTCCACATTTCATGCCTTGCTCAAGAAAAGCTTTCACCTCACtctaagattataaaaatattcttccataTTTTAAGATATAGTATAAAACATTCTATAAagctaaagaaattaaaattcctaTTAGCATTTAtagacaaagagatgaaaaagaattgTCTGAAACATATTCCAGTATTATATACTTTTAGTATATACTAGAGATACCACTTGATGTTAGCTGGGAAAATATTAAGGGCTCACAATATGCCTGAAAAATAATGCCCAGAAATCAgctaagaaataaagcaaaacaaaatacctAAAACCCCACAAAcacttcttttcaaaaatattttagcagtTTGTCTTCAAGGATATTAAGAACAGCTTGTCAATATCCATGACAATTCTATTAGATTTTTATCAGATTTACATtgcatttataaatttgttattaatatggtatattgCTAAAATAGGAGTCTGTTAcagtacttattttattttatttatttttgggagacagagtgtgagtggaggaggggcagagagcgagggagacagaatctgaagcaggctctgagctgtcagcacagagcccaatgtggggctcgaacccatgaactttcagatcatgacctgagctgaagtcggatgcttaaccgactgagctacccaggcgcccccgttacTGTACTTTCTAAACAGAACTCCCCCATGGCCAGGTCACCTGAGCACTCAGCACGCTCTAATCAGGACAGAAGGGATGCAGTATTGTCCACAGGcagcaggcaggctctgagctgctgcttCCCATCTCTACTTCCTTCCACCCAACTTCCCAGTGATCTGTAACACCAGACAGCGAAGGCTGGAACTTTGAAAATGGCTTATTTTTCCCAATGATCAGAGGTGATGGTTGGGGGAAACGAACTCCCTTGCATCAGAGCAGTGAGAAGGATGAACATGGggcgccttgggggctcagtccattgagtgtcccaacttcagcccaggtcatgatgtcaccattcccgagatcaagccccgtgtcaggctctgtgctgacagcccgcagcctggagctggcttcagattttgtgtctccctcttcctctgtccctctcccactcagaccctgtctgtctcagaaataaacaaacataaaaaaaatttttttttaaagactaaggTTCACGTCTCCCAGGTCCTTAAGGGTATGTGCAACCACAAACCAATGTGCAGTTTCTCTGCTACCTCCATGTTAGTCCTCCTTGAAAAGGCAGAATATCAAATTAATCTTTCCTGTATATAGGCCTGCGCTTCACAAACAAGCACACTTGCGCAGCCTCCCACAGTCACCATAGCAACGGTACAAGCAGCAGGGTTCAAAGGAAAGGGCGTCAGTATGAGAGTCAGACAGATacagattcaaatcccagctcaagCACATATTAGCAAAGGTTTGACTTGGGACCAATCACTTTTCTGCATCTTGGAGTTACCCAAATGGTTGTTATACAGTATGTACTGGGAGCGTCAAAATGGGTGATACCTACTAAGCGGCTGTCACAGAGcagcttctcaaaaaaaaaaaaaaaaaaaaaaaaagaaaacagtagctGGTAACAGAGTGGGTACCTGAGGCTGCACGCCACCATCCTTGATCTGACAGGTATACAGACACTTCTGGTCTGGGCACTTCATGCTGGCGTACATCCGAGTACTGCAGTAGCCCACGGGGTAGATGGCACTCTCATCATGGAAGCCAGGCCGGTCGGTGATGATCTATAAAAAAGATTCCCCCAATCTGCGACTGAGGTCACTGGAGAATTCAGAAGTCCAGTGCACCGTGGTGGCCTTTAAAACCACTTTGGGGCCGCAAAGAGTGACTCAAATCACAGAGAGGAGGTGTGTCGGCTGCACAGTGGACAAAACTGACCTGGTTTCCTAGGGACTGGAGATTTTCTGGGGTTGTTCTGGATCAGCAAGGGGCTGCTGCTGATGGGAACAGGGAGGGAAGGCTCAACCCCATTCCCGTATTTctgattctcctctctctgcatcgCTGGTCTCACTCACCTCCCCCAGGCTATATACTGTTAGACCCCCCAGTCCGATGGGGAACACAGGCCGTCCTGAGGGATCCAGGGCAATGGGCTGAACCAGCTTGCGAGCACctccctccattttctttttcttggatgtTTTCTTCACAACTGAAACGCAAATCTGGGGTCACCCACTTTAAGCCCCTACCAatgctgaggggaagggggaaaatttACACGTGAATGCTAAGAGCAACACGCCAATCTGGTTCTGTACACTCACTGAATGGGCACATGGGACTTTCCCCCAAAGCCCGGAGTATCTTTCTAACCCACCCACCTGGCAATGGCTAATTTCACTATCGGTACTGAGGACCTAAAAGCATTGCAGTTTTTAAGGTCTCTTCATTTATCAGATCAGAAATTTCCCGAGCCATCCATGTGCTCAAAAGGCCACCTAGCCCATTTCCCTGCCTCCAGGAAAGACTGAACTGAAGGCAACACAGAGAGTTGGGGGTGTGGGAGAAGGGGAGTTCTTAGCCTGCTCCCTTCCATTTAGCCAGGTCTGACTAGAATTCCTCCACCCAGAGTGGCTCTAACACACTTGCCTTCCAAGGGCTACTAGGACTGCACGGGGACCCGATGAGGGTTTAAGCATGTCTGTGGCCATGTGTCTCCACCAGTTAGTACCCGGTCTTTGTCATCAGTCATGGAGCCACTGGGGCAAGTGATATCATCTCCCCAAGGTACCTTCCAGTTTGTtgttctctttgcctttttcttttttctccttcttggatTTCTTCCCAAATGGTTCCTCAGCCCCAGTGCTGGGTGCAGACATGGACCCAGCTCCCTGGACGGTCCCCACAGAGCCGGCCACACTGTACGTCAGGGGCACGCTGGAGCTGTGGGAAGGAGCTGTGGCCTGCACCTCCCCTTCAGTTAAAGCCTGAAGCTGGAGGAGCTTCTTTAGCAGATACCTGAggtcaggaaggaaagggagcagAGGTATGAACTTCTCTTTGATCTCAATTCAGTTTTACTTCAGTACTGGAAAAGCCAGAATTAAAGATTATTATGCTCATGAAAATAAGGTTCTTCTTGGACCCAGGGAATAAGAGGCTCCAGAGAACACAGCCTTGAGAAGTCAAAGATCGGGGCTGTAGTTTATCTCTCTCGCATCGTGAGGGTTCCTCCACCTCGATGCTGAGAGGTATCATGCTTTAGAAGGGCACGTACCATGATCTGCTCATGTATGAATTATATATGCCCACTGTGCTTTGCACACAACAGCACATACTGAGTAAGTATCTGTGGGATGAGAGGTAGTTCCTTCTCTCCCCGATCTTTTATAACTGGGCAGTTACAAGAAGATAGCTTATGAGATGTGGCAAGAGAGCTGTGTCAGGAAAAGTGAATAGAGGCGCTGTCTCATCACCATGGTCCAACACGACTTGGGTAAATGGGAACCAATACCAGGGGCTGTGAGTTTCTCTGTATTTGACCAGAGCCAAAGGGCTGTGTAATGCATAAAAATCCCACTGGAGAAAAATCCCCAGACCAGGAACACTGTATCAGTCACTGAAAATGGGATTCTGAACATAACATGAAGGCAGCTCACcgtctttcttcttttgctttaagAAATTTTTCCTCCAGACGAGCAATTTCATCACAAATAGCAGCATTTTccttgaagaaaaatgttttgaatataatcACATAAAGAGACTAAAAGATCAAAGTATCATGTTGGGAAGAGAAGCTATATTTCACACCAAGAAGTCTGTGTTGCTGGGTGAGAAGAACAGGTTAGTCTACCTTGAAGATCAACTATTAAGAAAACCTATAGGTAAAGGTAGAGTCAAATTCCATTATGGGCAAGGTCATTACATAATTTATCGAAACCGGGGCACCTCAGAGTGAAAAAGGGGTGCTATTAATTATTATTCCAGTACAGTATGGTAAACTAGGGTTGCCCTAGGCAAACCAAGATGGATGATCATCCTACTAAGGGTAGACTCTGGCAGAAAAAAGCACATATTGCTTAAATCCATATAGGCTtaaatttaatccttacaaataTGAGAAATGCCTGTTCCCAAGTGCCTTGACTCTTGGGGAGCTAATACCACACTTTGCTAACCCAAAGCACCTGTGCAGTATGAACCTTAAAAGGACAACTGGACAGAATAAAATCAACTCTGATATGCAAAATTCTTATACTTCATAATCTACTTATGTGCATTCAAGTATCATCTGACTTTCTGACTCAACCTATTTCCCAAGCATCAGTTGTAAAGGAAATGCTCTCATCTGGATATTCCACAAGTGAGATCTCAAACTTTGTTCAAAGCAATATCCCCTTTCTTCACAAAGCCTACTTCATGTACTTGATGGAATCAACATCCTAATAACATAGTCTTCAGGTACCGATAACGTGCtgaggataaaagaaaatgaacggTCAATTAAGTATCAAGTCCTCttaattctactttttttcatttctctcctgtgCACACAGTGCTAAATGAATGCTTGTGGAGTGAATGTTCTAATATCCAAACCTTTCCTTGTGCTTTCATAAAAGCGGAGATATGTTCACACTTGTAGAAAAAAGAGGTACGGTGGTGATTCAGACCGGGAAGCCCATTTGAGGCCTCCAGTCCCTATTTCCCAGCACTGAGGCAAGCCTGAGCAAGGCAGAATGCCAGAGCACAAAGTTGTGGCCGGCCGGCCACGTCACTTATTCAATAAATTCAGTGCCTCTAcaataaaataacagaagaaatacTTGAGAGACTTAAGAGGATAgaaaggtggtggtggggaatTATTGAAACCTTCCTGAGCCTGTTGAGGGAAGAGGTCAGTTACGTGTGTTTGGAGTGCTTGGGAAATAGCCCGTGTAGTGGAAGTATTAACGAAACTAGGACCAGGACTCAGGGCTGGGACATAGCGCCCTTGTACAAGTCATCTCTTAGGGTTTCGGTGATGCCATTTTAAAAACCAGTGCCTCGCTCTAGGGTCCTCTTGAGAACCAAACGCCTTTCCAAGAGTTTCGTGGTAAGAAGGAGGACTGAGACTGACTAGCACATCTTCCAGTTGTCAAGCACTTTACTTTCCTCAATAAAATCTTCACGACTCTGAAAGGTGGTTAGCTCTCTTCGGCAAACAGAAGAGTACAGAAATTAGCTGATGTGTCCAAGGACACCAGGTTAACGAGAAGTAACGTGTTCTGCAAACGCTAACGCTACGGATTCGGCCACTCTGGGAGGGGGACGGTTGTGGGGAAAGATTTGGCAAATTAGAAGTGCCGAGGCGGTAAGGGCCGAGCGacactcagactcacaaacaCGGTGGCTTTGGCCGCTTTGCGCAGCCGCAGGTACTTGAGCCGGTACTTCTCGTTCTGGCTCTTCTTCGGGAGCTTTTTCATCCTGGCCCTGCTGGACTGCAGCGGGGCCCGCGGCGAGGAGGCCGGGCCGCCCAACAGGCTCATGGTCTGGCCCCGCTACGGGGCTTCCAGGGCGCGGCCAGCATCGGATCCCAGGCCGATGAGCGCCAGCTTCGTCTCGTCTGGGCTGCCGGAAGCCGGCTTCTTAGGAATCTACCCCTCCAGAACTTTCCCAAGGCGGACGGCCGGGCCAGAAGTACGACAACCGACCTCGGGCCACCGCGCCTCCCCGCACTTCCGCGTCAGCGTCGGAAGTGAGCCTGCCCGGAAGTTACGTGACGGCGCCGGCCGCGCGTAACTTCCGGGGCCGTGAGCCTGGGGCGGTCTGGGCTTTGCCGGTCTGCGGTCTGGCGCAGGGAGGGGCGGGCGCAGGCGGCGGAAGAGCGTCCTCGGTGCCTCGCAGCTCTGTGCTTACTCGTACTGTGGAGCTAACGCCTAAAAGCCCCCAAGTCCTCCCGGCGCGAATCTCACAGACGCTCCGTCCAGCCCACTGCATCTTAACTCCAGTTTTCCACACGGTCCCAACATAGGTCTTCCCGACTGGTGGGATCTGATCTGGGACAGCACTGGTGAATAGAAAAAAGACTAATGCCTTCTCAAGTTAGACTCTAATAGGGAAGACAAGAGTTTTAATGAGAAGTTAGCACCAAGTAGGCACGCAGTAAACGTTTCCCTGATGAAACCAAAAGTATGTTTCTTGACCTATACCTATATTTATGTAGAACTAACTTTGTAACCAAGGTCTATCTAAAATCATCAAATAAGGATGGTAGGCAGTTTTTAGGAGGCAGTATTGGTAAAAGGTCTGGAAGACaaaaaggctttttatttatttatttagttagttagttagttagttagttagttagtttattttttga is part of the Suricata suricatta isolate VVHF042 chromosome 11, meerkat_22Aug2017_6uvM2_HiC, whole genome shotgun sequence genome and encodes:
- the TBRG1 gene encoding transforming growth factor beta regulator 1; the encoded protein is MSLLGGPASSPRAPLQSSRARMKKLPKKSQNEKYRLKYLRLRKAAKATVFENAAICDEIARLEEKFLKAKEERRYLLKKLLQLQALTEGEVQATAPSHSSSVPLTYSVAGSVGTVQGAGSMSAPSTGAEEPFGKKSKKEKKEKGKENNKLEVVKKTSKKKKMEGGARKLVQPIALDPSGRPVFPIGLGGLTVYSLGEIITDRPGFHDESAIYPVGYCSTRMYASMKCPDQKCLYTCQIKDGGVQPQFEIVPEDDPQNAIVTSSADACHAELLKTISVTMGKFMPNLLPAGADFFGFSHPTIHNLIQSCPGARKCINYQWVKFDIWRPGDGQPPQGLPEDDASVSFEAFQRQAFDEDHTDPILQGSLDLPELQRTAFVSSYQPVFLTHDPLVDTHLQHLKSLSQSSPAQSSD